A single Magnetovibrio sp. PR-2 DNA region contains:
- the modB gene encoding molybdate ABC transporter permease subunit — MWEAVWLTIKLATVSTLVLMIVGTPLAWWLARSKAWWKEAVGAIVAVPLVLPPTVLGFYLLLALSPSNPIGQIVAKIFGHPLPFTFKGLVVGSVIYSLPFVVQPVRNAFEAIGDRPLEAAATLRASPLQAFFSVALPLARPGMLTGVVLGFAHTVGEFGVVLMIGGNIPGETKVLSVAIYDYVEAMEWGKAHILAAGMLAFSFLVILAMMVAEKRLRNRLT; from the coding sequence ATGTGGGAAGCTGTATGGCTAACAATAAAACTGGCGACGGTTTCCACGCTGGTGCTCATGATTGTTGGCACGCCACTCGCGTGGTGGTTGGCCCGCTCTAAGGCTTGGTGGAAAGAAGCCGTAGGTGCCATTGTTGCTGTGCCGCTGGTTCTGCCGCCAACAGTGCTCGGTTTTTATCTGCTGCTGGCATTATCACCATCAAACCCAATCGGTCAGATCGTAGCAAAAATTTTCGGTCATCCTCTGCCATTCACGTTCAAAGGGCTGGTTGTCGGTTCCGTCATCTATTCCCTGCCATTCGTGGTTCAACCAGTGCGAAATGCGTTCGAGGCAATTGGAGACCGCCCACTGGAGGCTGCGGCAACATTGCGGGCATCTCCACTGCAGGCCTTTTTCAGTGTTGCACTTCCTCTGGCGCGCCCCGGGATGTTGACGGGGGTGGTGTTGGGATTTGCGCACACTGTTGGTGAATTTGGTGTGGTGTTGATGATTGGTGGAAACATCCCTGGTGAAACCAAAGTTCTGTCGGTTGCGATTTATGATTACGTCGAGGCAATGGAATGGGGCAAGGCGCACATTTTGGCAGCAGGAATGCTGGCATTTTCCTTTTTAGTCATTCTGGCCATGATGGTGGCCGAAAAACGCTTGAGAAATCGTCTGACATAA
- the modA gene encoding molybdate ABC transporter substrate-binding protein translates to MPTIMCPKTLLSAMAFFICSLLVSRVQADVVSVAVAANFTAPAKEIAEAFAQETGHRAVLSFGSTGKLYAQIAHGAPFQVFLSADRDRAQLVIDKNLAIDGTRMTYAVGHIVLYSSDPHLVDASGRVLHSDRYVKLAIANPNTAPYGRAAMEAVKNLGLYERVRNRFVQGESVSQAHQFVATGNAQLGFIAHSLVQKSAHGSIWKVPKELYSPIEQDAVLLSSGLNHKAATAFLEFLGSVQVKEIVAKFGYDLGLPH, encoded by the coding sequence ATGCCGACGATAATGTGCCCAAAGACGCTGTTGAGTGCGATGGCGTTTTTCATATGCAGCCTATTGGTATCGCGCGTTCAGGCGGATGTTGTATCTGTTGCTGTTGCCGCTAACTTTACAGCTCCAGCGAAAGAAATAGCGGAGGCGTTTGCACAAGAAACCGGACACCGTGCGGTTCTCAGCTTTGGTTCTACCGGCAAGCTGTATGCTCAAATCGCCCACGGTGCTCCATTCCAAGTTTTTCTGTCCGCGGATCGAGACCGGGCTCAGTTGGTTATTGATAAAAATCTGGCGATTGATGGAACGCGCATGACGTATGCCGTGGGTCATATCGTTTTGTACAGTTCTGACCCACATTTGGTGGATGCGTCCGGTAGAGTTCTGCATTCAGACCGATATGTCAAATTGGCCATCGCCAACCCCAATACGGCTCCCTATGGGCGTGCAGCGATGGAGGCCGTCAAGAATCTCGGTCTATATGAGCGCGTCAGGAACCGTTTCGTGCAAGGTGAAAGCGTATCCCAAGCACATCAGTTTGTGGCAACCGGAAATGCGCAACTTGGATTTATCGCTCATTCACTGGTTCAGAAGAGTGCTCACGGCTCGATTTGGAAGGTGCCAAAAGAACTCTACTCACCAATCGAGCAGGATGCCGTTTTATTGTCCTCAGGGTTAAATCACAAAGCCGCAACAGCTTTTCTGGAGTTTTTGGGAAGCGTGCAAGTTAAAGAGATCGTTGCCAAGTTTGGTTATGACTTGGGCTTGCCACACTAA
- the moaC gene encoding cyclic pyranopterin monophosphate synthase MoaC, which produces MGGLTHFDETGNAVMVDVGEKPATDRVAMACGTVHMSPESTRLIQERKLKKGDVLSVAQLAGIMGAKKTPDLIPLCHPVSLTSVSVELTVDACNNCIVILATCKTSGQTGVEMEALTAVSVTALTIYDMCKAVDKSMEISEIFLTYKAGGKSGVYEFASDETNSACAC; this is translated from the coding sequence ATGGGTGGGCTGACCCATTTTGATGAAACCGGCAATGCCGTAATGGTCGATGTTGGGGAAAAGCCTGCAACTGACCGTGTGGCGATGGCTTGCGGTACGGTTCATATGAGTCCAGAGTCAACGCGCCTCATTCAGGAGCGCAAACTTAAAAAAGGGGACGTGCTTTCGGTTGCACAGCTTGCAGGGATCATGGGGGCGAAGAAAACGCCAGACCTTATTCCTTTGTGCCATCCGGTATCCTTAACCTCTGTTTCGGTCGAGCTGACGGTTGATGCATGTAATAACTGCATTGTGATATTGGCCACATGCAAAACATCGGGCCAAACTGGTGTTGAGATGGAGGCTCTGACGGCAGTCTCTGTCACAGCTTTGACGATTTACGACATGTGCAAGGCTGTTGATAAAAGTATGGAGATTTCAGAAATCTTTTTGACTTATAAGGCTGGTGGGAAGTCAGGTGTTTACGAGTTCGCTTCAGATGAAACCAACTCTGCGTGCGCATGTTAG
- a CDS encoding DsrE/DsrF/DrsH-like family protein, whose product MAKPQEHTSPDKLSIIVFSGDFDKVHYALVMASAAAAVSKPVTLFFTMDAARAVMKADGDGGPSWRSLPTSSTFETGGDMDDTFRATGTATFEELLSACVELGVTFMVCEMGLKAFGIKHEDLRDDIPFSLGGVVTFLNDASDRGATYFV is encoded by the coding sequence GTGGCTAAACCGCAAGAGCATACCTCGCCGGACAAACTATCGATCATCGTATTTTCTGGTGATTTCGACAAAGTCCACTATGCCTTGGTCATGGCCAGTGCAGCGGCTGCGGTTTCAAAGCCCGTTACATTGTTTTTCACCATGGACGCTGCCCGAGCTGTCATGAAGGCAGATGGTGACGGGGGACCATCCTGGCGATCCTTGCCCACAAGCAGCACGTTTGAAACTGGTGGAGATATGGACGATACGTTTCGTGCAACAGGGACCGCAACCTTCGAAGAACTTCTAAGTGCCTGCGTTGAACTGGGGGTGACGTTCATGGTTTGTGAAATGGGGCTAAAGGCTTTCGGCATCAAACACGAAGATTTGCGAGATGATATTCCATTTTCACTTGGAGGGGTCGTGACATTCCTAAATGACGCATCGGATCGGGGGGCAACATACTTTGTCTAA
- a CDS encoding HesA/MoeB/ThiF family protein produces the protein MNFREEQIQRYARHILLPQVGGEGQEKLLNAKVLVVGAGGLGSPVLMYLAAAGVGTIGAVDDDVVDISNLQRQIIHTTDRIGARKVFSAAKAIKDLNPDVIFSEHSERISSANAEKLVSAYDIVVDGSDNFATRYLTNDACYLAGKTLVSGAILRFDGQITTFKNYPGGHEDGPCYRCIFPDPPPAGQIPSCSEAGVLGALCGTVGSLQATEVLKEILGIGTSLSGRMLLYDALSTEMRIIKMRRNPGCSLCGVNPLIKDLSVHAHVDGAVCRG, from the coding sequence GTGAATTTCCGAGAAGAGCAAATTCAACGCTATGCACGACATATCTTGTTGCCGCAAGTTGGTGGAGAAGGGCAGGAGAAACTTCTGAATGCTAAAGTGCTTGTCGTTGGCGCAGGAGGTTTGGGGTCGCCGGTTTTGATGTACCTTGCTGCTGCTGGAGTTGGCACGATTGGGGCTGTCGATGATGATGTTGTTGATATTTCAAACCTGCAGCGTCAAATCATCCATACGACGGACCGAATTGGTGCGCGTAAAGTGTTCAGTGCCGCGAAGGCTATCAAGGATCTAAACCCTGATGTTATTTTCAGTGAACATTCTGAGAGGATCTCGTCCGCAAATGCTGAGAAACTAGTCTCAGCCTACGACATTGTCGTCGATGGATCTGACAATTTCGCTACGCGATATCTCACGAATGATGCCTGCTACCTAGCAGGGAAGACATTGGTGTCAGGCGCAATCCTGAGATTTGACGGTCAGATCACGACCTTCAAGAATTACCCAGGTGGTCATGAAGATGGTCCATGCTATCGCTGCATTTTCCCAGATCCACCACCTGCGGGGCAGATTCCGAGCTGTTCTGAAGCCGGTGTGCTGGGGGCACTGTGTGGAACGGTTGGTTCTCTTCAGGCAACGGAAGTGCTCAAGGAAATTCTTGGGATTGGTACAAGCTTATCGGGTAGAATGTTGCTCTACGATGCTCTTTCGACGGAAATGCGCATCATTAAGATGCGTAGGAATCCCGGGTGTTCTCTCTGTGGCGTGAATCCTTTGATCAAGGATTTGAGCGTGCACGCTCATGTGGATGGGGCTGTGTGTCGTGGCTAA
- a CDS encoding nitroreductase family protein: MSTLENSHLETFLRTMLSRRSVMPKRLGEPGPTIEEVQALVDCALTAPDHNQLKPWRLLMIPRTRRADLAEAFIAGKVRRNGNISDEEKERERDKAASTPVMMALISQVVSNDPYVPVEEQYIAIGAALQNILLGAHAMEYGGIILSGNRVRDIEVREILEMDAGEELIGFICLGSINKQPKSVVRSRYTDVLNSL, from the coding sequence TTGAGCACTTTAGAGAATAGCCATCTGGAAACGTTCCTGCGAACAATGCTCTCTCGTCGGTCAGTCATGCCGAAACGATTGGGGGAACCAGGCCCAACGATAGAGGAAGTGCAGGCGTTGGTGGATTGTGCGCTGACAGCGCCCGATCACAATCAGCTCAAGCCTTGGCGCCTCTTGATGATTCCCAGAACCAGGCGAGCAGATCTGGCCGAGGCCTTTATTGCGGGTAAGGTTCGCCGCAATGGAAACATCAGCGATGAAGAAAAAGAACGCGAACGGGACAAGGCTGCCTCCACGCCGGTGATGATGGCACTCATCAGCCAAGTTGTTTCAAACGATCCATACGTTCCAGTTGAAGAGCAATATATCGCCATTGGCGCAGCCTTGCAGAATATCCTTTTGGGCGCCCATGCGATGGAGTATGGGGGCATCATTCTCAGTGGTAACAGAGTTCGGGATATAGAGGTTCGCGAGATATTGGAGATGGACGCAGGTGAAGAATTGATTGGCTTCATCTGTTTGGGTTCAATCAACAAACAACCTAAATCCGTCGTTCGATCCAGATACACAGATGTGTTGAACAGTTTGTAG
- the moaA gene encoding GTP 3',8-cyclase MoaA: protein MNILTHGARKAAKQNAEPLVDTIGRTITYLRVSVTDRCDLRCQYCMPKDMSFVPRSEVLDLEELEQICGAFVHLGVRKIRLTGGEPLVRRNVMSFIQGMSCHLGSGGLDEICLTTNGTQLAKHADALHRNGVRRINVSLDTLDPSDYEMMTRGGKLKDVLGGLAAARESGLQVKLNCVALKGFNDTHFDSMVDWCGEQGFDLTFIESMPMGDIGKCRMMSYLPLSEVREQLSQNWTLDDINHSTGGPSKYVRVAETGRKVGFISPLSKSFCEGCNRVRLTCIGQLYMCLGQGESVDLRAAVREGRCIEEAIREGINAKPIGHDFSYDFSSREEQGKMDRCMSVTGG from the coding sequence GTGAACATTCTGACACATGGCGCGCGTAAAGCTGCCAAACAGAACGCGGAGCCGCTGGTCGATACCATCGGTCGAACGATCACCTATCTCCGGGTGTCAGTAACGGATCGCTGTGATCTGCGCTGTCAATATTGCATGCCCAAAGACATGTCATTTGTTCCCCGAAGTGAAGTGCTTGACCTTGAAGAACTGGAACAAATTTGTGGTGCTTTTGTACATCTTGGCGTGCGCAAAATTCGTCTGACCGGTGGTGAGCCACTTGTGCGCAGGAATGTCATGTCCTTTATTCAGGGTATGTCATGCCATCTAGGATCCGGTGGCTTGGATGAAATCTGCTTGACGACAAATGGCACGCAATTGGCAAAGCATGCTGATGCACTTCATCGAAATGGCGTTCGCCGGATAAATGTGTCTTTGGATACTTTGGATCCCAGTGATTACGAAATGATGACCCGTGGCGGGAAGCTCAAAGATGTGCTTGGAGGTCTGGCTGCTGCGCGGGAAAGCGGACTTCAGGTTAAATTAAATTGTGTCGCCTTAAAAGGTTTCAATGACACGCATTTTGATTCCATGGTCGATTGGTGCGGTGAGCAAGGTTTTGACCTTACATTTATCGAAAGCATGCCTATGGGAGACATCGGAAAATGTCGCATGATGTCCTACTTGCCGTTGAGTGAGGTTCGAGAGCAACTCTCCCAGAATTGGACGCTTGATGACATCAACCACTCAACAGGTGGACCATCGAAGTATGTACGTGTTGCGGAAACCGGCCGTAAAGTTGGCTTCATTTCCCCATTAAGCAAAAGCTTTTGTGAAGGGTGTAACCGTGTGCGTTTGACGTGTATAGGGCAGCTTTACATGTGCTTGGGGCAGGGGGAGTCTGTTGATTTGCGCGCAGCCGTTCGTGAAGGAAGGTGCATCGAAGAAGCAATCCGTGAAGGGATTAACGCTAAGCCTATAGGACATGACTTTAGTTATGATTTTTCCAGCCGCGAAGAGCAGGGAAAAATGGACCGCTGCATGAGCGTTACGGGAGGGTGA
- a CDS encoding molybdenum cofactor biosynthesis protein MoaE: MDKRIRNLDNSVRVQAEPFDAGLELSEFVKSCSGAGGISTFVGVVRGHNDEGPIQSMTLEHYPGMTERELKRLLSEAQVRWSLNHVLIIHRFGRLMVDEPIVLVATASKHRKDAIKSCEFLIDCLKTTAPFWKLEDNGNDATWVDAKESDCEHSDTWRA; the protein is encoded by the coding sequence ATGGATAAGCGTATTCGTAATTTAGATAATTCTGTGCGTGTTCAGGCGGAGCCTTTCGACGCTGGCTTAGAACTAAGCGAATTTGTGAAATCTTGTTCAGGGGCAGGTGGTATCTCGACGTTTGTGGGTGTTGTGCGTGGTCATAATGATGAGGGTCCTATTCAAAGCATGACGCTGGAACATTATCCAGGCATGACGGAGCGTGAGCTGAAAAGGTTGCTCAGTGAAGCTCAAGTGCGCTGGTCTTTGAATCATGTGCTCATTATTCATAGATTTGGTCGGTTGATGGTGGACGAGCCAATCGTGCTGGTGGCCACAGCCTCAAAACACCGAAAAGACGCTATAAAAAGTTGCGAATTTTTAATTGACTGTCTCAAGACGACGGCTCCGTTCTGGAAACTTGAGGATAATGGGAATGACGCGACATGGGTGGATGCAAAGGAATCAGATTGTGAACATTCTGACACATGGCGCGCGTAA
- a CDS encoding molybdopterin molybdotransferase MoeA, which yields MPEGTVSVTYDCCADGQKLLSLEEAWEQIDRLFACVAATEGLPLLNCLGKILAKPLVSPLNIPPFDNSAMDGYAYAASSVTKSNQGLLQLVSARLTAGTITAPPPLGTGEAVRIFTGAPLPLGADTVAMQEHCMATDETVKVPMDLKRGANCRPTGGDVVLGQKLLEKGVRLKPQDLALAAASGHDVLTVYRPLRVAVLSSGNELHEPGIELNPGGIYDSNRFGLLSLLKWLGCDVVDRGIVRDNPVDLMKAVQDAVDDADVIITSGGMSVGEEDHIKPVIASLGELAFWRINIKPGKPVGIAHVLGKPLIGLPGNPVSALVTFMLIARPLLLRLAGATDVNPTSFPVESAFEHTSRSGRREFLRGRLEHTSDGRVRVHKFRTDSSGVLSSMVETDGLIDMGGHTEIRIGENIPFMPFGMMR from the coding sequence ATGCCTGAAGGAACGGTGTCGGTCACTTACGACTGTTGTGCGGATGGACAAAAGCTACTTTCGCTAGAGGAGGCGTGGGAGCAGATCGATCGTTTATTTGCGTGTGTCGCGGCAACGGAAGGTCTGCCGTTGCTCAACTGTCTTGGTAAAATTTTGGCGAAGCCATTGGTGTCGCCATTGAACATTCCACCATTTGATAATTCAGCCATGGACGGATATGCCTACGCAGCATCCAGTGTGACCAAGTCTAATCAGGGTCTTCTGCAGCTTGTAAGTGCACGTTTGACAGCAGGAACGATTACCGCCCCGCCCCCCCTGGGTACTGGCGAAGCTGTTCGCATCTTCACCGGTGCCCCTCTCCCACTAGGGGCGGATACCGTCGCCATGCAGGAGCACTGCATGGCGACGGATGAAACGGTCAAGGTGCCGATGGACCTGAAGCGTGGTGCAAACTGTCGCCCTACAGGTGGTGATGTGGTTTTGGGCCAAAAGCTGCTTGAAAAGGGTGTGCGGCTGAAACCGCAGGATCTTGCTCTTGCGGCGGCATCTGGACACGACGTTTTAACGGTTTATCGCCCTCTTCGTGTTGCAGTCTTATCGTCGGGTAATGAACTGCATGAACCGGGCATCGAACTCAATCCTGGTGGCATTTATGATTCCAATCGTTTTGGCTTGCTGTCTTTGCTGAAGTGGTTGGGGTGCGATGTCGTCGACAGAGGGATTGTTCGTGACAACCCGGTCGACCTGATGAAGGCTGTACAGGATGCTGTGGATGATGCGGACGTGATTATCACATCAGGTGGCATGTCTGTCGGTGAAGAAGATCACATCAAGCCGGTGATTGCCTCTCTGGGCGAATTGGCGTTCTGGCGAATCAACATCAAACCGGGCAAGCCCGTTGGCATTGCGCATGTTTTGGGCAAGCCGCTGATCGGGTTGCCGGGCAATCCTGTTTCGGCATTGGTCACATTCATGTTGATTGCTCGGCCATTGTTGCTTCGTTTGGCTGGTGCGACAGATGTCAATCCAACGTCTTTTCCAGTTGAAAGCGCCTTCGAGCACACATCCCGTAGCGGTCGGCGTGAGTTCTTGCGAGGCAGACTTGAGCATACATCCGATGGTCGCGTCAGGGTGCATAAATTTCGCACAGACAGTTCTGGCGTTCTGAGTTCCATGGTCGAAACAGATGGGCTGATCGATATGGGCGGGCACACAGAAATTAGAATTGGAGAAAACATTCCTTTCATGCCTTTTGGCATGATGAGGTAA
- the tatA gene encoding twin-arginine translocase TatA/TatE family subunit: MGVMGVWQWIIILAIVLLLFGRGKIPGLLGDLGKGIRAFKKGVREDPSQDAISQNSIDDEKKHA, translated from the coding sequence ATGGGGGTCATGGGTGTTTGGCAGTGGATCATTATTCTAGCCATCGTCTTGTTGTTGTTTGGAAGGGGAAAGATACCTGGTTTGCTGGGTGATCTTGGCAAAGGCATACGCGCGTTTAAGAAAGGGGTTCGTGAGGATCCGAGTCAGGATGCGATTTCTCAAAATTCTATAGATGACGAGAAGAAACATGCCTGA
- the moaD gene encoding molybdopterin converting factor subunit 1: MELNLVYFAWCKEKIGLGSEQITAPNTVQSISDLMSWLIERGDGYAAAFSDTSVIRSAVNQEHSSQDSRLKSGDEVAFFPPVTGG; the protein is encoded by the coding sequence ATGGAATTGAACTTAGTGTACTTTGCTTGGTGCAAAGAAAAGATCGGGCTTGGTTCCGAACAAATTACCGCACCGAATACGGTGCAAAGTATTTCCGATTTGATGAGTTGGTTGATTGAACGTGGCGATGGTTATGCCGCCGCTTTTTCTGATACCTCAGTTATTCGAAGCGCCGTAAATCAGGAACATTCTTCGCAAGACAGTCGCCTGAAGTCTGGCGATGAAGTTGCTTTCTTCCCTCCCGTGACTGGTGGGTAA
- the mobA gene encoding molybdenum cofactor guanylyltransferase MobA: MNSKDICGLILAGGNARRMGGGAKGAFDLAGQNLIDHVTQRIQPQVSHTLIMSNEPEPEYIQTGLPIVADEIKQAGPLAGISAGMNYIHKLHPDCQRMIVVTVDCPFVPLDLVQVLNGPLSAGDADIAYVGVMGRAHPLISLWSMNIRNDLNEDVRSGKARKVFSWIKRHHSISVEWQALPIDPFFNINRPDDLMIAEHLVRLVRSMR, translated from the coding sequence GTGAACTCAAAAGACATATGTGGATTAATTCTGGCAGGAGGAAATGCCCGTCGCATGGGGGGCGGTGCCAAAGGTGCATTTGATCTAGCCGGTCAAAATCTAATTGATCACGTTACCCAACGGATTCAGCCTCAGGTATCACATACCTTAATTATGAGTAATGAACCTGAACCGGAGTACATCCAAACAGGATTACCTATTGTCGCTGATGAGATTAAGCAAGCAGGTCCCCTTGCCGGCATATCAGCGGGTATGAATTACATTCACAAGCTTCATCCGGATTGCCAACGTATGATCGTTGTAACGGTTGATTGTCCTTTTGTACCGCTTGACTTAGTCCAAGTGTTGAATGGCCCGCTGAGTGCTGGTGATGCCGATATTGCCTATGTAGGCGTTATGGGCAGGGCTCATCCCCTGATTAGTCTTTGGAGTATGAATATTAGGAATGATCTAAACGAAGATGTTCGGTCTGGTAAGGCCCGAAAAGTATTCAGTTGGATCAAGAGGCATCATTCGATTTCTGTCGAATGGCAGGCACTTCCCATAGATCCATTCTTCAATATCAATCGTCCAGATGATCTAATGATCGCTGAACATCTCGTTAGGCTCGTGCGTTCCATGCGCTAA
- a CDS encoding sigma-54-dependent transcriptional regulator: protein MQTNPATKRKVVIIEDDPIMGESLLQRLELEGFDVQWHESGEDGLKGLSESSPDMIICDIRLPDMNGEEVFHAAMPSIGTTPIMFITGFANIDQAVRLVRSGAGDYITKPFEMDDFLERMEGLLQHKCSGHGDGVLGVSPAMCYIERILRRASAVESTVMLTGESGVGKEVAARFLHEVSPRVDKPFVEVNCAAIPLNLLESQIFGHEKGAFTDAKERHEGFAERAQDGTLFLDEIGELPFDMQAKLLRLLQERTYMRVGGKETLPFKARVISATNVDLQERVVAGEFREDLFYRINVIPIEIPPLRERPEDILPLMNKFMMEFAQSFDSPVRGISAIAQEQAMTHEWPGNIRELRNRVERAVVLADGTWLNHSDLFADFLLEDKTLDEVSGVASLSEARQAFERRHILNALAFTQGHISQAAELLGVSRTTLWEKMRKYDLATDQYIRET from the coding sequence ATGCAAACTAATCCGGCGACCAAAAGAAAAGTTGTCATAATTGAGGACGACCCAATTATGGGCGAGTCCTTACTGCAACGCCTCGAGCTAGAAGGTTTTGATGTGCAGTGGCATGAGTCCGGTGAGGATGGCCTTAAAGGTCTTTCTGAATCATCGCCAGACATGATCATATGTGACATTCGATTGCCTGACATGAATGGTGAGGAGGTCTTCCATGCAGCGATGCCGTCTATCGGCACGACTCCCATCATGTTCATAACGGGCTTTGCAAATATTGATCAAGCCGTGCGTTTAGTGCGTTCTGGCGCTGGTGATTACATTACAAAGCCTTTTGAGATGGACGACTTTCTTGAACGTATGGAAGGTCTCCTGCAACACAAATGCAGCGGTCATGGCGACGGTGTCTTAGGGGTGTCTCCGGCAATGTGCTACATCGAAAGAATATTGCGCCGTGCCTCGGCCGTGGAAAGTACCGTTATGTTGACGGGTGAAAGTGGTGTTGGTAAGGAAGTTGCCGCACGATTTCTTCATGAGGTGTCCCCTCGAGTGGATAAACCTTTTGTCGAAGTGAACTGCGCAGCTATTCCCCTCAACTTACTTGAGTCTCAAATTTTTGGCCACGAAAAAGGCGCTTTCACTGATGCCAAGGAACGTCACGAGGGATTTGCCGAGCGTGCGCAAGACGGAACACTATTTCTAGATGAGATCGGTGAACTGCCATTTGATATGCAGGCCAAGCTGCTGCGTCTCCTTCAGGAAAGGACATATATGCGTGTTGGGGGGAAGGAGACACTGCCGTTTAAAGCGCGTGTAATATCTGCAACCAACGTTGACCTCCAGGAACGTGTGGTGGCGGGCGAGTTCCGCGAAGACTTGTTCTATCGCATCAACGTTATACCGATTGAAATTCCACCCCTTCGAGAGCGGCCCGAGGATATTCTTCCATTGATGAATAAGTTTATGATGGAATTTGCCCAGTCATTTGACAGCCCCGTTAGAGGGATATCTGCCATTGCGCAAGAGCAAGCCATGACCCATGAATGGCCGGGAAACATACGTGAATTGAGAAATAGAGTTGAACGGGCTGTGGTGCTTGCAGATGGAACTTGGCTCAATCATTCAGATCTGTTTGCTGACTTTCTCTTGGAAGATAAGACCCTTGATGAGGTTTCTGGCGTTGCTTCACTATCTGAGGCGCGTCAGGCGTTCGAGCGCCGACATATTCTAAACGCCTTGGCTTTTACGCAGGGGCATATCTCCCAGGCAGCCGAATTGCTGGGGGTGTCGCGTACGACATTGTGGGAAAAGATGCGGAAATACGATCTCGCTACGGATCAGTACATTCGAGAGACATAA